Genomic DNA from Candidatus Eisenbacteria bacterium:
AAGGTCGCGCTCACCCTGCTCCTGCCGCCGTTCGGCCGCAGGCTCCGGCGGGAGCGGATGCTCCAGTGCGAAGGCGTGATCGTCCGCTGCGAGGAGCGGACCGCGGCCAATCAGAAGCGCCGGTACGAGCTCGCCTGCTACTTCACCGACCTCACGAACGAGGATCGCGAGCTGATCGAGCAGTACGTGGTCTGGAGGACCCTGCGCCGGATTCCGGCCCTGAATGGGGACGCCGAGGCCGGAAAGGCGCGTCGCCGGAGCGCGGCTCCGTGAGGCGCCTGGACGCCGGGAGGCGCCTCGGAGCCGTGCCCCCGCCAGGGAACCGGGGTCGCGGCTCTCGGGTAGTGCCTGCCAGACGAACGCACTCCCGCCGGAGGACAGTCCCCCACAGCCTATGACCCGTCCACGCCCCTTCCGGAACACCGTCCGAGCCGCGGCCCTCCGCGTGACGGCGCTCATGAGCCTGGCCGCCAGCCTCGCGCTGCTTCCCGGCACTGCCGGCGCCACCCGGTACGCCGGGGAATTCCTCCGGATCGGCGTCGGCGCGCGCGCCCTCGGCATGGGGAGCGCCTTCGCCGGCCTCGCGGACGACGGCACCGCGGCCTTCTGGAACCCCGCGGGCATCGCCACGCTCGGGTCCCGCGAGATCACGGCCATGCACGCCGAGCAGTTCGGCTCGATCGTGAAGTACGACTTCCTCTCCTACACGATGCCGCTCGGATCGCCCGGGAAGCCGAAGCAGGGGCTCGCCGTGTCGCTCATCCGCCTCGGCGTCGACGAGATCCCGGACACCCGGAACCTCGAGATCCTCGACGTGAACGGCAACGGCAAGTTCGACTATCCCGAGGACCGCCTCATCGTCGACGAGAGCCGGTTCGTGTTCGACAGCGACAACGACGTCGCCCTCCTCTTCACGTACGCGCGCGAGGTGAGCGGCGGCTTGTCGCTCGGCGGGAACCTCAAGATCGTGCGCCAGTGGCTGGGGGACAGCCTGCGTTCGACCGGCTTCGGACTCGACGTCGGTGCGCTCTACGTGAACCCCTCCGGCTGGTCGGCGGGAGCCAAGCTCTCGGACGCGACCACGACGCAGATCCTCTGGAACACGGGCAGCGACGAGTTCATCGCGCCCTCGCTCCGCATCGGAGGAGCGAAGACGCACGCCTTCTCGAATCGCCGCCACGTGATCACCGCGGCGCTCGACGTCCAGGTCGGGTTCGCGGACGAGCAGCTGTCGAGCCAGGCCAGTCTCGGCTCGGTGACGTTCCAATTCCATCCCGGGCTGGAGTACTGGCTCGAGCGAACGGTCGCGCTACGGACCGGGTTCGAAGCCCAGAACTTCACCGCGGGGGCGGGATTCCGCTACAAGAAATTCGGACTGGATTACGCCTTCCTCGATCATCAGGATCTGGATTCGAGCCACCGCATCTCCGGACTGTTCTCCTTCTAGAGTCGCGCGCGCGAACGGAGGTTCCGCCTGACGGTCGTTCCGCCGATCCTCACGCTCGTCCTTGCCGGAGGAAGGAGCGAGCGGCTGCACGCCCTCGGGCGCATGCGTCCCGCCTCCGCGCTGCCGTTCGGCGGCAAGTACCGCGTCATCGACTTCACGCTCTCGAACTGCGTCCACTCCGGCCTCACGCGCATCGGCATCCTGACGCAGTACGCGCCGCTCTCCCTCCAGCAGCACATCGGCATCGGGCGCCCGTGGGATCTCGACCGGCGTGACGGAGGCGTCCGGCTCCTGCAGCCCTACGTGCGCCAGCGGGAGACGAACTGGTACCGGGGCACCGCGGACGCGCTCGTGCAAAACCGGAACGTCATCGCGGACGCGCAGGCGCGCCACATCCTCGTCGTGTCGGGAGACCTGATCTACAAGACCGACTTCGGTCCGCTCATCGAGCGGCACGAGGCGCGCGGCTCCGCGCTCACGGTGGTGACGGTGCCGTGTCCGGACGAGGAGCCGGAGCGCCATGGCGCGGTCGAGGTGGACACCCGGCGGCGCGTGGTCGGGTTCGAGGACCGGACGGCGGCGGGCGCCGGCACGACCGTGTCCGCCTCGATCTATCTCTTCCGCGGGCGCGATCTCATGGCCCGGCTCCAGGATCGCTCCTTGGGGCCCGACCTGGTGCGCGACGTGATCCGCCCCATGGTGCGGGACGGGCTTCCCGTCCATTCGGAGCCCCTCGACGGCTACTGGCGGGACGTCAGCACGATCGAGTCGTACTACGAGACCCACATGGACCTGCTGCGCGACCGGCCGCCCCTGAACCTCCACGATCCGGACTGGCTCGTCTACACTCCCAGCGAGGATCGCGCGCCGACGATCTGCGCGAACGGCGGAGACGTCGTCTCGAGCATGGTGGCCCACGGGGCGGTCATCGAAGGCGCGGTCCGCCACTCGGTGATCTTTCCCGGCGTGCACGTGGGTTCCGGCGCGGTCGTGGAGGACTCGATCGTGATGCACGACACGCGCATCCTGCCCGGAGCGCAGCTCCGCGGCGCGATCGTGGACAAGCAGGTTCGGATCGGCGAGAACGCCGTCCTCGGAGTGGGCGAGCCCACGCGACACCGCGAGCACCCGCACGATCTCTCCTCGGGCCTCTGCGTGATCGGAAAGGGCGCCGAGATTCCCGCCGGGACCCGGATCGGAAAGAACACGCTGATCGACATCCGCGTCCACGAGACCGACTTCACGGGCGACGTCCCGTCCGGCTCCACCGTGCGCGGCCGCGCGGGAGCGCGATCGAGATGAGCTTCGTCTCGTACGCGATGATCCTGGCGGGGGGCGTGGGGAGCCGCCTCTGTCTCCTCTCCGAGAAGCGGGCGAAGCCCGCGGTGCCGTTCGCGGGGAAGTACCGGATCATCGACTTCACGCTCTCGAACTGCGTGAACTCGGGGCTCTTCGACATCGGGATCCTGACGCAGTACCGGCCGCTCTCGCTGCGCGACCACATCGGGATCGGGCGCCCCTGGGATCTCGACCGGAAACGTGGCGGCGTGCAGCTCCTGCAGCCCTTCCAGGGATGGACCGAGAACGA
This window encodes:
- a CDS encoding PorV/PorQ family protein, whose product is MTRPRPFRNTVRAAALRVTALMSLAASLALLPGTAGATRYAGEFLRIGVGARALGMGSAFAGLADDGTAAFWNPAGIATLGSREITAMHAEQFGSIVKYDFLSYTMPLGSPGKPKQGLAVSLIRLGVDEIPDTRNLEILDVNGNGKFDYPEDRLIVDESRFVFDSDNDVALLFTYAREVSGGLSLGGNLKIVRQWLGDSLRSTGFGLDVGALYVNPSGWSAGAKLSDATTTQILWNTGSDEFIAPSLRIGGAKTHAFSNRRHVITAALDVQVGFADEQLSSQASLGSVTFQFHPGLEYWLERTVALRTGFEAQNFTAGAGFRYKKFGLDYAFLDHQDLDSSHRISGLFSF
- a CDS encoding glucose-1-phosphate adenylyltransferase family protein is translated as MLTLVLAGGRSERLHALGRMRPASALPFGGKYRVIDFTLSNCVHSGLTRIGILTQYAPLSLQQHIGIGRPWDLDRRDGGVRLLQPYVRQRETNWYRGTADALVQNRNVIADAQARHILVVSGDLIYKTDFGPLIERHEARGSALTVVTVPCPDEEPERHGAVEVDTRRRVVGFEDRTAAGAGTTVSASIYLFRGRDLMARLQDRSLGPDLVRDVIRPMVRDGLPVHSEPLDGYWRDVSTIESYYETHMDLLRDRPPLNLHDPDWLVYTPSEDRAPTICANGGDVVSSMVAHGAVIEGAVRHSVIFPGVHVGSGAVVEDSIVMHDTRILPGAQLRGAIVDKQVRIGENAVLGVGEPTRHREHPHDLSSGLCVIGKGAEIPAGTRIGKNTLIDIRVHETDFTGDVPSGSTVRGRAGARSR